One genomic segment of Rubripirellula amarantea includes these proteins:
- a CDS encoding glycosyltransferase family 2 protein — MNALLGADACRQLAIYKLPEGFCLSVIVPVYNECKTIASVVEVLRQTGLPMQIILVDDGSSDGTGDAVDQFDNEPDVVVRHHAVNQGKGAAIQTGVRVATGDVIVIQDADREYDPSDFRFLLQPILSGEADVAYGTRYGHCDRSLSPWWHQAVNNFITLLSSLAIGIRLSDVETCYKMTRRAHFMAILDDLKESRFGIEIELTARWVRAGLEFTERPIRYHHRWYDEGKKIGWRDGVSALRCIAKYGLLKR; from the coding sequence ATGAACGCGTTGCTGGGTGCCGATGCTTGTCGTCAATTAGCAATCTACAAGCTTCCTGAGGGCTTCTGCCTGAGCGTGATCGTGCCCGTTTATAACGAGTGCAAAACAATCGCCAGCGTTGTTGAGGTCCTGCGACAAACGGGACTGCCCATGCAAATCATCTTAGTCGATGATGGCAGTAGTGATGGAACCGGTGATGCTGTAGATCAGTTTGATAACGAGCCGGATGTTGTGGTCCGCCACCACGCCGTTAATCAAGGCAAGGGCGCAGCGATTCAAACGGGAGTCCGAGTGGCGACGGGCGACGTGATCGTTATTCAGGACGCAGACCGCGAGTACGATCCTTCGGACTTTCGATTCCTCTTGCAGCCTATCCTTAGCGGAGAAGCCGATGTGGCTTACGGGACTCGTTACGGGCATTGCGACCGATCGTTGTCGCCCTGGTGGCACCAAGCGGTCAACAACTTCATCACGTTGCTTTCGAGTTTGGCGATTGGGATCCGTTTGAGTGATGTCGAGACGTGCTACAAGATGACGCGACGCGCGCATTTTATGGCGATCTTGGACGACCTTAAGGAGTCTCGGTTTGGTATCGAAATCGAATTGACAGCACGATGGGTACGGGCCGGTTTGGAGTTTACCGAGCGACCCATTCGCTACCATCATCGTTGGTACGACGAGGGGAAAAAAATCGGCTGGCGCGATGGCGTCAGTGCGCTGCGTTGTATCGCAAAGTACGGACTGCTGAAGCGGTAA
- a CDS encoding response regulator — MKHDHSLIGEHAIKPMEILLVEDGWTDARVTIYAVRRSQVHHRLTLVRSVSEAISFLRQEGIFARAPRPDLLLLDMMLPDGTGLDVLQFLSEAQEADFDLPRITTVVLTASNDANLRVQCQDLCVSDFMNKPVREADFMRVIRDHKRLMVHTTPVLAGA, encoded by the coding sequence ATGAAACATGATCACTCTCTGATTGGTGAGCACGCCATCAAGCCAATGGAAATTCTATTGGTCGAGGATGGCTGGACGGACGCACGCGTGACGATCTATGCCGTTCGTCGCAGCCAAGTGCACCATCGTCTGACGCTCGTGCGTAGCGTTTCAGAAGCGATCTCTTTCCTACGTCAGGAAGGCATCTTTGCGAGAGCACCGCGTCCCGACCTGCTGCTGCTCGACATGATGTTACCCGACGGCACCGGTCTGGACGTCTTGCAGTTTCTAAGCGAGGCTCAAGAGGCTGACTTTGATTTGCCTCGCATCACAACGGTCGTGCTTACCGCGTCGAACGATGCCAACCTACGTGTGCAGTGCCAAGATCTGTGCGTATCGGACTTCATGAACAAGCCAGTTCGTGAAGCTGACTTCATGCGAGTGATACGAGATCACAAGCGATTGATGGTGCACACGACGCCCGTTCTTGCTGGCGCTTAG
- a CDS encoding rhomboid family intramembrane serine protease — MIPLQDSIPSRRTPFVNYAVIAICSVAFLFQLSDPTGSIAEQYGMVPVRLSNEDAPTVIQQEVIVQTNRGLERQIATKTIAPSAVAPWLTVLTCMFLHGGWMHFLGNMWFLYIFGDNVEDRLGHIGYAVVYLATGIAAGLTHFYTNMNSVVPTIGASGAIAGVMGAYAWLYPHAKVKAILPIPILIQVFVLPAPVFLGIWFVLQTYNGISASASGQAGGVAWWAHIGGFVAGAGAALLIGRAHLGNEDVGTRRF; from the coding sequence ATGATTCCGCTTCAAGACAGCATCCCGAGTCGCCGCACTCCGTTTGTCAATTATGCCGTGATCGCAATTTGCTCGGTCGCGTTCCTGTTTCAACTGTCGGATCCCACCGGATCGATTGCCGAACAATACGGGATGGTGCCGGTGCGGTTGTCTAACGAAGACGCGCCCACGGTCATTCAGCAAGAAGTCATCGTGCAGACCAACCGAGGCCTTGAACGGCAGATCGCCACTAAGACGATTGCACCTTCGGCCGTGGCACCTTGGTTAACCGTGTTGACCTGTATGTTCTTGCACGGCGGGTGGATGCACTTTCTAGGCAACATGTGGTTCTTATATATCTTTGGCGACAACGTCGAAGATCGGCTGGGACACATCGGTTACGCGGTCGTGTACTTAGCCACCGGCATCGCGGCCGGCTTGACGCATTTCTACACCAACATGAATAGCGTCGTCCCGACCATCGGTGCCAGCGGAGCAATCGCGGGGGTGATGGGTGCCTATGCTTGGCTTTACCCGCATGCCAAAGTCAAAGCCATCCTGCCGATTCCAATCTTGATTCAGGTATTTGTTTTGCCCGCACCGGTCTTTCTAGGCATTTGGTTCGTGCTGCAAACGTACAATGGCATCTCGGCTTCCGCCTCTGGACAGGCTGGCGGAGTAGCATGGTGGGCCCATATCGGCGGATTTGTCGCCGGTGCGGGTGCGGCCTTGCTGATTGGCCGAGCTCATTTGGGAAATGAGGATGTTGGTACGCGACGGTTTTGA